The following proteins are co-located in the Parafannyhessea umbonata genome:
- a CDS encoding MiaB/RimO family radical SAM methylthiotransferase, translating to MTAASRPRVAFVNLGCRVNRVETDVIASELERHGCELVPESEAQAIVVNTCAVTGEAEAKTRKTVRHAAGLPGCPTVVATGCVASLFAGELAAIADNVVVEPDKARVAARVLEHLGIVDGAVDDSGSVVSVTPTPTGRMRPGIKIQDGCDNRCTYCIVWKARGASRSMGVADVVARVRDAQSRGAHEVVLTGINLGRFDAVAPDGTRVGLPGLIELLLRETSIERLRLSSIEPPDVTDELLRVMGKNPERVAPFLHVCLQSGCDATLRRMGRVYDTAYFADVVRHARKAVPGIALGTDLIVGFPGEKDEDFEQSLAFCRDMAFAKMHVFRYSKRPGTPAARAEGQVDPHVMATRSRRMRELAQRMRHEQALAHVGREELVVVQYPGRGVTGGLFDALVDPKIALDSLVRVRVSSVMDDGTLVCARA from the coding sequence GTGACGGCGGCCTCGCGACCGAGGGTCGCGTTCGTGAACCTGGGCTGTCGCGTCAACCGCGTCGAAACCGACGTGATCGCAAGCGAGCTCGAGCGCCATGGCTGCGAGCTCGTGCCGGAGAGCGAGGCCCAGGCCATCGTGGTGAACACGTGCGCCGTCACGGGCGAGGCGGAGGCGAAGACCAGGAAGACCGTCCGGCACGCGGCGGGCCTGCCGGGATGCCCCACCGTCGTCGCGACCGGCTGCGTTGCGAGCCTGTTTGCTGGCGAGCTCGCCGCCATCGCGGACAACGTGGTGGTGGAGCCTGACAAGGCGCGCGTCGCGGCGCGCGTGCTGGAGCACCTTGGCATCGTGGACGGTGCCGTGGACGATTCCGGCTCGGTCGTGAGCGTCACGCCCACGCCGACGGGTCGCATGCGCCCGGGCATCAAGATCCAGGACGGCTGCGACAACCGCTGCACGTACTGCATCGTGTGGAAGGCGCGCGGCGCCTCGCGCTCCATGGGCGTGGCGGACGTCGTGGCGCGCGTTCGCGACGCGCAGTCCCGCGGTGCGCACGAGGTGGTGCTCACGGGCATCAACCTCGGGCGCTTCGACGCCGTGGCGCCGGACGGCACGAGGGTGGGCCTCCCCGGACTCATCGAGCTTCTCCTTAGGGAGACCTCGATCGAGCGCCTGAGGCTCTCTTCCATCGAGCCGCCGGACGTGACGGACGAGCTGCTTCGCGTCATGGGCAAAAACCCGGAGCGCGTGGCGCCGTTCCTACACGTGTGCCTGCAGTCCGGCTGCGACGCGACGCTGCGCCGCATGGGGCGCGTGTACGACACGGCATACTTTGCGGACGTCGTGCGGCACGCGCGAAAGGCGGTCCCCGGCATCGCGCTCGGCACGGACCTCATCGTGGGGTTCCCGGGCGAGAAGGACGAGGACTTCGAGCAGTCGCTCGCGTTCTGCCGCGACATGGCGTTCGCGAAGATGCACGTGTTTCGCTACTCCAAGCGGCCGGGTACGCCGGCGGCGCGCGCGGAGGGCCAGGTGGACCCCCATGTCATGGCGACCCGCAGCCGTCGCATGCGCGAGCTTGCGCAGCGGATGCGCCACGAGCAGGCGCTTGCGCACGTGGGCCGCGAGGAGCTCGTCGTGGTGCAGTACCCGGGCCGCGGCGTCACGGGAGGCCTCTTCGACGCGCTCGTGGACCCCAAGATCGCGCTGGACTCGCTCGTGCGCGTGCGCGTGAGCTCCGTGATGGACGACGGAACGCTCGTGTGCGCCCGCGCGTAG
- a CDS encoding PhoH family protein: MEPTHVRLTIPDSVDPTLLMGPADSLLRRIEGAFDAMVTVRGNQVSVIGPTDVVDQVVSVFSRLIRCVEKGDVPTTADVDLLIGQVSHGASESADLSDDILLTYRGRAIRPKTAGQKRYIDSIRDNTITFGIGPAGTGKTYLAMAMAVSALKRRDVGRIVLARPVVEAGESLGYLPGTLQEKLDPYVRPLYDALFDMTDMEKGNALIEQGVIEIAPLAFMRGRTMNDAFVILDEAQNTTPDQMKMFLTRLGFGSKFVVTGDLTQRDLPGRNGLESARAVLGGVDDVSFVDLDRNDIVRHSLVARIVDAYDRAQGAHAAGGAAGRETGRHGE; the protein is encoded by the coding sequence ATGGAACCAACCCACGTCAGGCTCACGATACCGGACTCCGTCGACCCAACGCTGCTGATGGGGCCGGCGGACTCGCTCCTTCGCAGGATAGAGGGGGCGTTCGACGCCATGGTCACCGTGCGCGGCAACCAGGTGAGCGTGATCGGGCCCACGGACGTGGTGGACCAGGTGGTGTCAGTCTTTTCTCGCCTCATTAGGTGCGTGGAGAAGGGCGACGTCCCGACGACCGCGGACGTCGACCTGCTGATAGGCCAGGTGAGCCATGGGGCGAGCGAGTCGGCGGACCTCTCGGACGACATCCTGCTTACGTACCGCGGCCGCGCCATCCGCCCGAAGACCGCCGGCCAGAAGCGCTACATAGACTCCATCCGCGACAACACCATCACGTTTGGTATAGGGCCGGCGGGCACCGGCAAGACGTACCTGGCCATGGCCATGGCCGTGAGCGCGCTGAAGCGCCGCGACGTGGGACGCATCGTGCTCGCGCGGCCCGTGGTCGAGGCGGGGGAGTCGCTTGGCTACCTGCCCGGCACGCTGCAGGAGAAGCTTGACCCGTACGTGCGGCCGCTGTACGACGCGCTGTTTGACATGACGGACATGGAGAAGGGCAACGCCCTCATCGAGCAGGGCGTCATCGAGATCGCGCCGCTCGCGTTCATGCGCGGGCGCACCATGAACGACGCGTTCGTGATCCTGGACGAGGCCCAGAACACGACGCCGGACCAGATGAAGATGTTCCTGACGAGGCTCGGCTTTGGGTCGAAGTTCGTCGTGACCGGCGACCTCACCCAGCGCGACCTGCCCGGCAGAAACGGGCTGGAGTCCGCCCGCGCTGTGCTTGGGGGCGTGGACGACGTGAGCTTCGTGGACCTTGATAGAAACGACATCGTGCGGCACTCGCTCGTGGCGAGGATCGTGGACGCGTACGACAGGGCGCAGGGCGCGCACGCCGCGGGAGGCGCCGCGGGAAGGGAGACCGGCCGACATGGGGAATAG
- the ybeY gene encoding rRNA maturation RNase YbeY: protein MGNSYDIMLEEGVACPVGEDEIREDCDFVLASEGVERPCMVSVSVVGDERMRELNAEWRDQDRATDVLSLECERPDDEDLAPGEPCELGDIVLAPAYIERQAKGFGTTPADEFRLLLVHGMLHLLGYDHLEDDEAEAMEAREDELLAHIRTDRAIDHVTLTRHRGGE, encoded by the coding sequence ATGGGGAATAGCTACGACATCATGCTCGAGGAGGGCGTCGCGTGCCCGGTGGGCGAGGACGAGATCCGCGAGGACTGCGACTTCGTGCTCGCGAGCGAGGGTGTGGAGCGGCCGTGCATGGTGTCCGTCTCCGTCGTGGGCGACGAGCGCATGCGCGAGCTGAACGCCGAGTGGCGCGACCAGGACCGCGCGACGGACGTGCTGTCGCTGGAGTGCGAGCGCCCGGACGACGAGGACCTTGCGCCCGGCGAGCCGTGCGAGCTTGGCGACATCGTGCTCGCGCCCGCCTACATCGAGCGCCAGGCGAAGGGCTTCGGCACGACGCCGGCGGACGAGTTCAGGCTGCTTCTGGTGCATGGTATGCTGCACCTTCTGGGCTACGACCACCTTGAGGACGACGAGGCCGAGGCCATGGAGGCACGTGAGGACGAGCTGCTGGCACACATCCGGACGGACCGCGCCATCGACCACGTGACCCTCACGCGCCACCGGGGCGGTGAGTAG
- a CDS encoding diacylglycerol kinase family protein, whose product MIPGRSPRHPSFRRSFLFALQGFRTALRQERNIKVMLAGGAFAVAMGLILRIDAVSWAIVLVCCGMVIAAELLNTAIETVVDLVSPEFHPLAGQAKDIAAAASWVLSLTAAVVGVIVYASALIRLLAG is encoded by the coding sequence ATGATTCCCGGCCGCTCGCCGAGACATCCCTCGTTCAGGCGGAGCTTCCTCTTCGCGCTGCAGGGCTTTCGCACCGCGCTTCGCCAGGAGCGCAACATCAAGGTCATGCTCGCGGGCGGCGCGTTTGCCGTCGCGATGGGACTCATCCTGCGGATAGATGCCGTGAGCTGGGCCATCGTGCTCGTGTGCTGCGGCATGGTCATCGCGGCGGAGCTTCTGAACACCGCGATCGAGACGGTGGTCGACCTGGTGTCGCCGGAGTTCCACCCGCTTGCCGGCCAGGCGAAGGACATAGCGGCCGCGGCTTCGTGGGTGCTGAGCCTCACTGCGGCCGTCGTGGGCGTCATCGTGTACGCAAGCGCCCTCATAAGGCTGCTCGCCGGCTAG
- the era gene encoding GTPase Era, with product MEKDAKGEKNEAPFRSGFVALVGRPSVGKSTLLNAAVGGKLAITSPVAQTTRRRMRAVVNTPSSQLVIVDTPGLHKPKDALGKELNKVALGELGDVDVVAFLVDATKPVGRGDEWVAKHVAASRAPFKLLVITKADLAKPDQVRAQLDAASALAKFDDAMVISAKEGFNVDSFVSLVGEHLPEGPRWFPEDMDCDATDEELVAEFVREKVLNNLRQEVPHSVGVICDDIDWRKDGLASIRATIIVEREGQKGIVIGKGGQMIKRIGTQARHDVERLFDTKVFLDLQVRVQPQWRRDRNEIRRLGYDYEE from the coding sequence ATGGAGAAGGACGCAAAGGGCGAGAAGAACGAGGCACCGTTCAGGAGCGGGTTCGTCGCGCTGGTGGGACGGCCGTCCGTCGGCAAGTCGACGCTTTTGAACGCGGCGGTGGGCGGCAAGCTCGCCATCACGAGTCCCGTTGCGCAGACGACGCGCAGGCGCATGCGCGCCGTCGTGAACACGCCGAGCTCGCAGTTGGTGATCGTTGACACGCCGGGCCTGCACAAGCCGAAGGACGCCCTGGGCAAGGAGCTGAACAAGGTCGCGCTCGGCGAGCTGGGCGACGTGGACGTGGTGGCGTTTCTCGTCGACGCGACGAAGCCCGTCGGCAGGGGAGACGAGTGGGTCGCGAAGCACGTGGCGGCCTCGAGGGCGCCTTTCAAGCTGCTCGTGATCACGAAGGCCGACCTCGCGAAGCCCGACCAGGTGAGGGCGCAGCTCGACGCGGCGTCCGCGCTCGCGAAGTTCGACGACGCCATGGTCATCTCCGCAAAGGAGGGCTTCAACGTCGACTCGTTCGTGAGCCTGGTGGGCGAGCACCTGCCAGAGGGACCGCGGTGGTTCCCGGAGGACATGGACTGCGACGCGACGGACGAGGAGCTCGTGGCGGAGTTCGTGCGCGAGAAGGTGCTGAACAACCTGCGGCAGGAGGTGCCGCACTCCGTTGGCGTCATCTGCGACGACATCGACTGGCGCAAGGACGGGCTCGCCTCGATCCGCGCGACCATCATCGTGGAGCGCGAGGGGCAGAAGGGCATCGTGATCGGCAAGGGTGGCCAGATGATCAAGCGCATCGGCACCCAGGCGCGCCACGACGTGGAGCGGCTGTTCGACACGAAGGTGTTCCTGGACCTGCAGGTGCGGGTGCAGCCGCAGTGGCGCCGCGACCGGAACGAGATCCGCCGCCTGGGCTACGACTACGAGGAGTAG
- the recO gene encoding DNA repair protein RecO, with protein MAGRRSVRTRAIVIDRRTRLKEQDLILTLLTQDGQRADVIAKGGLKPGGRLAARVELFSETDFLIASGRSLGIITEAATSNPHAGLRGDMARVSAASCVCEVARLTCFEDMPDPYLFAICSRALTACEQAPDQERLDLVVAAYTFKVTAHGGWRPELRRCTLCGDEDVAFFSPSAGGMLCASCAKDVAGAVPMGPSGRDRLQALVKSTFDDILRMELGVDVTTELVSLAHVWAATHLDARLRAFEFMLSL; from the coding sequence GTGGCGGGAAGGAGGAGCGTCCGAACCAGGGCGATCGTGATAGACAGGCGGACCCGCCTGAAGGAGCAGGACCTGATCCTTACGCTCCTTACGCAGGACGGTCAGCGCGCAGACGTGATCGCGAAGGGTGGCCTGAAGCCGGGTGGGCGCCTGGCCGCGCGCGTGGAGCTCTTCAGCGAGACGGACTTCCTCATCGCAAGCGGGCGCAGCCTCGGCATCATCACGGAGGCCGCGACGTCGAACCCGCACGCGGGGCTTCGTGGCGACATGGCGCGCGTGAGCGCGGCGTCGTGCGTGTGCGAGGTGGCGCGCCTCACGTGCTTCGAGGACATGCCCGACCCGTATCTGTTCGCGATATGCTCGCGTGCGCTCACGGCGTGCGAGCAGGCGCCGGACCAGGAGCGGCTCGACCTCGTCGTCGCGGCGTACACGTTCAAGGTCACGGCGCACGGCGGCTGGAGGCCAGAGCTTCGGCGTTGCACGCTCTGTGGCGACGAGGACGTCGCGTTCTTCTCGCCCAGCGCCGGGGGCATGCTGTGCGCGAGCTGCGCGAAGGACGTCGCAGGAGCAGTGCCCATGGGGCCCTCGGGGCGCGACCGCCTGCAGGCGCTCGTCAAGTCTACGTTCGACGACATCCTGCGCATGGAGCTTGGCGTAGACGTCACGACGGAGCTCGTCTCGCTCGCGCACGTGTGGGCGGCCACGCACCTGGACGCACGCCTGCGCGCGTTCGAGTTCATGCTGAGCCTGTAG
- the rpsO gene encoding 30S ribosomal protein S15 — translation MAVSKERKAELIKQYGKDEHDSGSAQVQVALLTERIKGLTEHVKFHKHDHHTRRGLLMLVGQRRRLLSYIKKQDIEEYRRLIKSLGIRDNIQ, via the coding sequence ATGGCAGTAAGCAAGGAGCGCAAGGCCGAGCTCATCAAGCAGTACGGCAAGGACGAGCACGACTCCGGTTCCGCGCAGGTGCAGGTCGCGCTTCTGACCGAGCGCATCAAGGGCCTGACCGAGCACGTCAAGTTCCACAAGCACGACCACCACACCCGTCGTGGCCTGCTGATGCTCGTTGGTCAGCGTCGTCGCCTCCTGTCCTACATCAAGAAGCAGGACATCGAGGAGTACCGTCGCCTCATCAAGAGCCTCGGCATTCGCGACAACATCCAGTAA
- a CDS encoding polyribonucleotide nucleotidyltransferase, with protein MAKVTHEFDLYGKHYKLETGELAKQATGECLVSCGDSTVNVTVVVSKERKNYDFFPLTVDYIEKMYAVGRIPGGYLKREARPSEKATLTARMIDRPIRPSFPDGFRNEVQIVAMPLVADQVNSVDTICIMGASAALTVGGVPFEGPLAGVRIGRDVETGEFLVNPTYEERDNSDLDLELGGSATFISMLEAGAKEISEEDMLAAMAFGQEAIAAFCEEEKKFFQKCIEVNGPFPKREYELDEPIPEVHERVFAHFDEMSAALKDADKLSRMDKVEALKESIKAEFTEEEQTEWDRAIPVELKSLEKHAMRKMVVETGERVDGRTATEVRPLMVKPNYLPLVHGSGLFQRGQTQVLSVATLGMLNEWQRLDTIEPVDGKRYIHHYNFPPFCTGETGRMGSPKRREIGHGNLAERALLPVIPSEEEFPYTIRVVSEVMESNGSSSMASTCGSTLALMDAGVPIKRPVSGVAMGLIQEEGKTVVLTDIQGLEDFLGDMDFKVTGTTKGITAMQMDNKATGLTPEILKQALQQAHEGRMFILDAMLEQIPAPREHTKETAPQIISLSIPTDKIRDVIGSGGKVIRGIQDDTGATIDIQEDGSVFIAGTNGAGEEAAERIKAIVKVPEVGEEYTGRVVNIQPFGAFVELLPGKDGLLHISRVAKGRVDKVEDVLNVGDEVRVKVIEVDEKGKISLDRLDKPEAPAGAERKGSEHKGEKREGEHRRRRHVGDKGGSGEQRQPRRHHEG; from the coding sequence ATGGCAAAGGTTACACACGAGTTCGACCTCTACGGAAAGCACTACAAGCTTGAGACGGGTGAGCTCGCAAAGCAGGCGACGGGAGAGTGCCTGGTTTCCTGCGGCGACTCCACCGTCAACGTGACGGTGGTCGTGTCGAAGGAGCGAAAGAACTACGACTTCTTCCCCCTGACCGTCGACTACATCGAGAAGATGTACGCCGTCGGCCGCATCCCCGGTGGCTACCTGAAGCGCGAGGCGCGTCCGAGCGAGAAGGCCACCCTCACGGCCCGCATGATCGACCGCCCCATCCGCCCGTCCTTCCCCGACGGCTTTAGGAACGAGGTCCAGATCGTCGCGATGCCGCTCGTAGCGGACCAGGTGAACTCCGTCGACACCATCTGCATCATGGGCGCCTCCGCGGCCCTCACCGTGGGCGGCGTGCCGTTCGAGGGTCCGCTTGCCGGCGTGCGCATCGGCCGCGACGTCGAGACCGGCGAGTTCCTCGTGAACCCGACGTACGAGGAGCGCGACAACTCCGATCTTGACCTCGAGCTCGGCGGATCTGCCACGTTCATCTCCATGCTCGAGGCGGGCGCCAAGGAGATCTCCGAGGAGGACATGCTCGCGGCCATGGCGTTTGGCCAGGAGGCCATCGCGGCGTTCTGCGAGGAGGAGAAGAAGTTCTTCCAGAAGTGCATCGAGGTCAACGGCCCGTTCCCGAAGCGCGAGTACGAGCTGGACGAGCCCATCCCCGAGGTGCACGAGCGTGTGTTCGCCCACTTCGACGAGATGTCCGCCGCCCTGAAGGACGCCGACAAGCTCTCGCGCATGGACAAGGTCGAGGCCCTCAAGGAGTCGATCAAGGCCGAGTTCACCGAGGAAGAGCAGACCGAGTGGGACCGCGCGATCCCCGTCGAGCTGAAGAGCCTCGAGAAGCACGCCATGCGCAAGATGGTCGTAGAGACCGGCGAGCGCGTCGACGGCCGCACCGCGACCGAGGTACGTCCGCTCATGGTGAAGCCGAACTACCTGCCGCTGGTGCACGGCTCCGGCCTGTTCCAGCGCGGCCAGACACAGGTGCTCTCCGTCGCGACCCTCGGCATGCTCAACGAGTGGCAGCGCCTTGACACCATCGAGCCGGTTGACGGCAAGCGCTACATCCACCACTACAACTTCCCGCCGTTCTGCACCGGCGAGACCGGCCGCATGGGTTCGCCCAAGCGCCGCGAGATCGGCCACGGCAACCTGGCCGAGCGTGCGCTTCTCCCCGTGATTCCCTCCGAGGAGGAGTTCCCCTACACCATCCGCGTCGTGTCCGAGGTCATGGAGTCCAACGGCTCCAGCTCGATGGCGTCGACCTGCGGCTCCACCCTCGCCCTCATGGACGCGGGCGTGCCCATCAAGCGTCCGGTCTCCGGCGTGGCCATGGGCCTCATCCAGGAGGAGGGCAAGACCGTCGTCCTGACCGACATCCAGGGCCTCGAGGACTTCCTCGGCGACATGGACTTCAAGGTCACCGGCACCACCAAGGGCATCACGGCCATGCAGATGGACAACAAGGCCACCGGCCTCACGCCTGAGATCCTGAAGCAGGCGCTTCAGCAGGCGCACGAGGGCCGCATGTTCATCCTCGACGCTATGCTCGAGCAGATCCCCGCGCCGCGCGAGCACACCAAGGAGACCGCGCCGCAGATCATCAGCCTCAGCATCCCGACGGACAAGATCCGCGACGTCATCGGCTCCGGCGGCAAGGTCATCCGTGGCATCCAGGACGACACAGGCGCCACGATCGACATCCAGGAGGACGGCTCCGTCTTCATCGCGGGCACGAACGGTGCCGGCGAGGAGGCCGCGGAGCGCATCAAGGCCATCGTGAAGGTTCCCGAGGTGGGCGAGGAGTACACCGGCCGCGTCGTGAACATCCAGCCGTTTGGCGCGTTCGTGGAGCTGCTGCCCGGCAAGGACGGCCTGCTGCACATCAGCCGCGTCGCGAAGGGCCGCGTCGACAAGGTCGAGGACGTGCTCAACGTTGGCGACGAGGTCAGGGTCAAGGTCATCGAGGTGGACGAGAAGGGCAAGATCAGCCTCGACCGCCTCGACAAGCCGGAGGCTCCCGCAGGCGCGGAGCGCAAGGGCTCCGAGCACAAGGGCGAGAAGCGCGAGGGTGAGCACCGTCGCCGCCGCCACGTGGGTGACAAGGGCGGAAGCGGCGAGCAGCGCCAGCCCAGGCGCCACCACGAGGGCTAG
- a CDS encoding ribonuclease J, protein MAKKQTPLRIIPLGGLDGIGKNMTAFEYGNDMVLVDAGLMFPDDEQPGIDLVLPDYSYVLENEEKLRGIIITHGHEDHTGALPYLLMDLGRKVPIYSSKLTLGMIEAKLQEFKLNSPKFREVKNGTHINLGVFSIDFFSMTHSIPAALGVYMRTPAGSVLHTGDFKLDQTPIDGVTPNYQAICRYGTLGIDLLMSDSTNATRPGFTQSEAAVGPQLRHIIKNATGRVFVASFSSHIHRLQQVCDAATAVGRKVVVTGRSMVNNTKIARELGYLKISQEDIIDAYDVKDIPDDKIVVLCTGSQGEPLSALGRMAAGEHKSFTITSDDTVIISATPVPGNEKSVQSIINSLSKIGCTVYDRSNTLVHVSGHASQEELKLMLAMTKPRNFMPVHGEAVHLRAHAKLGLKMGIKPDHIFIADNGDTLEMRNGKVSWGDPVESGVVYVDGLSITDADPIVFRDRQKLASDGIVTCVVTFAPRSKKVGDVEIACRGVSFSSDEQLISEAQDVVREHVSVTAGKDGTSVDMLRKNARNSLSNFLWSKTHTRPMVIPVVMEV, encoded by the coding sequence ATGGCGAAAAAGCAGACGCCGCTGAGGATCATCCCGCTGGGAGGTCTCGACGGCATTGGTAAGAACATGACCGCATTCGAGTACGGCAACGACATGGTGCTCGTGGACGCGGGCCTGATGTTCCCCGACGACGAGCAGCCCGGCATCGACCTGGTGCTGCCCGACTACTCCTACGTGCTCGAGAACGAGGAGAAGCTCCGCGGCATCATCATCACGCACGGCCACGAGGACCACACGGGCGCGCTGCCGTACCTGCTGATGGACCTGGGACGCAAGGTGCCCATCTACTCGTCCAAGCTCACGCTGGGCATGATCGAGGCGAAGCTGCAGGAGTTCAAGCTGAACTCGCCCAAGTTCCGCGAGGTCAAGAACGGAACCCACATCAACCTGGGCGTCTTCAGCATCGACTTCTTCAGCATGACACACTCTATCCCGGCGGCGCTCGGCGTGTACATGAGGACGCCGGCGGGGTCCGTGCTCCACACGGGCGACTTCAAGCTGGACCAGACGCCCATCGATGGCGTCACGCCCAACTACCAGGCGATCTGCAGGTACGGAACGCTGGGCATCGACCTTCTGATGTCAGACTCCACCAACGCGACGAGGCCGGGCTTCACCCAGTCCGAGGCCGCGGTGGGTCCGCAGCTGCGCCACATCATCAAGAACGCGACGGGCAGGGTGTTCGTGGCGTCGTTCTCCAGCCACATCCACAGGCTCCAGCAGGTGTGCGACGCCGCTACGGCCGTTGGCCGCAAGGTGGTCGTGACCGGCCGCTCCATGGTTAACAACACGAAGATCGCGCGCGAGCTGGGCTACCTCAAGATCTCGCAGGAGGACATAATCGACGCGTACGACGTGAAGGACATTCCGGACGACAAGATCGTCGTGCTGTGCACCGGCAGCCAGGGCGAGCCCCTGAGCGCGCTTGGCCGCATGGCCGCAGGCGAGCACAAGTCGTTCACCATCACGTCCGACGACACCGTCATCATCAGCGCGACGCCCGTCCCCGGAAACGAGAAGAGCGTCCAGTCCATCATCAACTCGCTCTCCAAGATCGGCTGCACCGTGTACGACAGGTCCAACACCCTGGTGCACGTGTCCGGGCACGCGAGCCAGGAGGAGCTCAAGCTCATGCTCGCGATGACGAAGCCGCGCAACTTCATGCCGGTCCATGGCGAGGCCGTCCACCTGCGCGCCCACGCAAAGCTGGGCCTGAAGATGGGCATCAAGCCGGACCACATCTTCATCGCGGACAACGGCGACACGCTCGAGATGCGCAACGGCAAGGTCTCGTGGGGCGATCCGGTGGAGTCCGGCGTCGTGTACGTGGACGGCCTCTCCATCACGGACGCGGACCCCATCGTGTTCCGCGACCGCCAGAAGCTCGCGAGCGACGGCATCGTGACGTGCGTCGTCACGTTCGCGCCGCGCAGCAAGAAGGTGGGCGACGTCGAGATCGCGTGCAGGGGCGTGTCGTTCAGTAGCGACGAGCAGCTCATCTCCGAGGCGCAGGACGTCGTGCGCGAGCACGTCTCCGTGACGGCTGGCAAGGACGGCACGAGCGTCGACATGCTCAGGAAGAACGCCCGCAACAGCCTCTCCAACTTCCTCTGGAGCAAGACCCACACGCGACCCATGGTCATCCCGGTCGTGATGGAGGTTTAG